The proteins below come from a single Thermopolyspora flexuosa genomic window:
- a CDS encoding class I SAM-dependent methyltransferase gives MSDRPPPGRTAPPDPVAAGTRTAAPPYVPEVRLRLADEVFGLWGRTGRLPYWAFAWAGGLALARHVLDHPGLVAGRRVLDLASGSGLVAIAAARAGAASVLAVDVDPLAGSAIAANAAANGVAVSVLVADLLDAPGRGPAGAEAAEVVLAGDVFYERPLARRMLGYLEHARRRGAGVVVGDPGRAYLPRDRFVRVAVHEVPGCGLLEAADTVPVTVWRLP, from the coding sequence ATGAGCGACCGCCCGCCTCCCGGCCGTACGGCCCCGCCGGATCCGGTGGCGGCCGGGACGCGGACGGCCGCGCCGCCGTACGTGCCCGAGGTACGGCTGCGCCTCGCCGACGAGGTGTTCGGGCTGTGGGGGCGCACCGGGCGGTTGCCGTACTGGGCGTTCGCGTGGGCGGGCGGGCTGGCGCTTGCCCGGCACGTGCTCGACCATCCCGGCCTGGTGGCGGGCCGCCGCGTGCTCGACCTCGCCTCCGGGTCCGGGCTGGTGGCGATCGCCGCCGCCCGGGCGGGGGCCGCGTCGGTGCTCGCGGTCGACGTCGACCCGCTCGCCGGGTCGGCGATCGCGGCCAACGCGGCGGCGAACGGCGTGGCGGTGAGCGTGCTGGTGGCGGACCTGCTCGACGCGCCGGGCCGCGGCCCGGCCGGGGCGGAGGCGGCCGAGGTGGTGCTCGCCGGCGACGTGTTCTACGAGCGGCCGCTGGCCCGCCGGATGCTGGGGTACCTCGAGCACGCCCGGCGGCGCGGGGCCGGGGTCGTCGTCGGCGATCCGGGGCGCGCCTACCTGCCCCGGGACCGGTTCGTCCGGGTCGCCGTGCACGAGGTGCCCGGGTGCGGCCTGCTCGAGGCCGCGGACACCGTGCCGGTCACCGTCTGGCGCCTGCCCTGA
- a CDS encoding transcriptional regulator, with product MQHPVSRVLAMLELLQAHPGMTGPELAVHLRVDERTVRRYATRLVQMGVPVVAERGRHGGYRLVPGHRPPPLMLTGDEITAVVLGLIAGQRAGLPLGEAAARSALTKIERLLPAGLRDRIHAAAGPGDLAPAAPGTPYRVRVVLGTSLEAARRRIPPSAGTLAATPDGQSVLFTTQAARLDAVAHLLAGLGLPFRVVEPDALRAEVRALADRLRAYADR from the coding sequence ATGCAACACCCGGTGTCCCGGGTCTTGGCGATGCTGGAGCTCCTCCAGGCCCACCCCGGGATGACCGGTCCCGAGCTCGCCGTCCACCTGCGGGTGGACGAGCGCACCGTACGCCGCTACGCGACCCGGCTCGTCCAGATGGGCGTGCCGGTGGTGGCGGAGCGGGGCCGCCACGGCGGCTACCGGCTGGTGCCCGGCCACCGGCCGCCCCCGCTCATGCTCACCGGGGACGAGATCACGGCCGTGGTGCTCGGCCTGATCGCCGGGCAGCGGGCCGGCCTGCCGCTGGGCGAGGCGGCCGCCCGCAGCGCGCTCACCAAGATCGAGCGGCTGCTCCCGGCCGGCCTGCGGGACCGCATCCACGCCGCGGCGGGCCCCGGCGACCTCGCCCCGGCCGCGCCCGGCACGCCGTACCGGGTGCGCGTGGTGCTCGGCACGAGCCTGGAGGCGGCGCGGCGCCGCATCCCGCCGTCGGCGGGCACGCTCGCGGCGACGCCGGACGGGCAGAGCGTGCTGTTCACCACGCAGGCCGCGCGCCTGGACGCCGTGGCGCACCTGCTCGCCGGGCTCGGCCTCCCGTTCCGGGTCGTCGAGCCGGACGCGCTCCGGGCCGAGGTGCGGGCGCTCGCCGACCGGCTGCGCGCCTACGCCGACCGGTAG
- a CDS encoding glycosyltransferase family 4 protein — MRRRGRTAVARVAARRVLSALLGPLHRLRRRGTPPPHAETVRLLLLHAYGMGGTIRTVLNLAGHLARDREVEVVSLIRERPEPFFPIPPGVRVTALDDRLAPRGPAARLLSLLPSLLMPRHEKARHRCTLWSDLLLVRYLRSLRSGVLITTRPGFNLAAAAFTRPGVIRVGQEHVTLRSHHPDLVRRIRRRYRRLDALVTLTRADLKHYRRELKGVMPRRLVRIPNAIPPLAGDVSRLEEKAVVAIGRVVRAKGFDRLVQAWRHVAAAHPDWTLRIFGAGTPENERRLRAQIAEAGLEGKVLFLGSTPEVGVELAKASLYVVSSRYEGFGMTILEAMSKGVPVVSFDCPHGPREIITHEHDGLLVRPGTPAALAEAIRRLIEDEPLRRRLGRNALRTAEAYRPAAIIPQWDRLLAELVAARGGHERSGREPAKAAAFTL, encoded by the coding sequence ATGAGAAGACGGGGGCGTACGGCCGTGGCCCGCGTTGCGGCCCGGCGGGTGCTGTCGGCGCTGCTCGGGCCGCTCCACCGGTTACGCAGGCGCGGCACGCCTCCCCCGCACGCCGAGACCGTGCGCCTGCTGTTGCTGCACGCCTACGGCATGGGCGGCACGATCCGTACGGTGCTCAACCTCGCCGGTCACCTCGCCCGCGACCGCGAGGTGGAGGTGGTCAGCCTCATCCGCGAGCGGCCCGAGCCGTTCTTCCCGATCCCGCCGGGCGTGCGCGTCACGGCGCTCGACGACCGCCTCGCCCCGCGCGGCCCGGCCGCCCGCCTGCTGTCGCTGCTGCCGAGCCTGCTCATGCCCCGGCACGAGAAGGCCCGCCACCGCTGCACGCTGTGGAGCGACCTGCTGCTCGTGCGCTACCTGCGCTCGCTGCGGTCCGGGGTGCTCATCACCACCCGCCCGGGCTTCAACCTCGCCGCCGCCGCCTTCACCCGGCCCGGCGTGATCCGCGTCGGCCAGGAGCACGTCACGCTCAGGTCGCACCACCCCGACCTGGTCAGGCGCATCCGCCGCCGGTACCGGAGGCTCGACGCGCTGGTCACGCTCACCCGCGCCGACCTGAAGCACTACCGGCGCGAGCTTAAGGGGGTCATGCCGCGCCGCCTGGTGCGCATCCCGAACGCGATCCCGCCGCTCGCCGGGGACGTGTCCCGGCTGGAGGAGAAGGCCGTGGTCGCCATCGGGCGCGTGGTCCGCGCCAAGGGCTTCGACCGGCTGGTGCAGGCCTGGCGGCACGTCGCCGCCGCGCACCCGGACTGGACGCTGCGGATCTTCGGCGCGGGCACGCCGGAGAACGAGAGGAGGCTGCGGGCGCAGATCGCCGAGGCCGGCCTGGAGGGCAAGGTGCTGTTCCTGGGCAGCACCCCGGAGGTGGGCGTCGAGCTCGCCAAGGCGTCGCTGTACGTGGTGAGCTCGCGCTACGAGGGCTTCGGCATGACGATCCTGGAGGCGATGAGCAAGGGCGTGCCGGTGGTGAGCTTCGACTGCCCGCACGGCCCCCGCGAGATCATCACCCACGAGCACGACGGCCTGCTGGTCCGGCCCGGCACCCCGGCGGCCCTCGCCGAGGCGATCCGCCGCCTCATCGAGGACGAGCCGCTGCGCCGGAGGCTCGGCCGCAACGCCCTGCGCACCGCCGAGGCCTACCGGCCGGCGGCGATCATCCCGCAGTGGGACCGGCTTCTCGCCGAGCTGGTCGCCGCCCGGGGTGGTCACGAGCGGAGCGGACGGGAGCCGGCCAAAGCCGCTGCCTTTACTTTGTAG
- a CDS encoding fluoride efflux transporter FluC, whose translation MPEGPAVHGDAATRRAAEPRSRRRGDGTAGVIAAVSAGGAIGAMARHALTLAFPASPGAFPWTLFAVNVGGCLLIGVLMAALGEGRGARPLLRPFLGTGVLGGFTTFSAFVHDVHLLLDAGRPGIAAGYLAATLAAGLAAVALAVRVTRPALRRGRAAG comes from the coding sequence GTGCCGGAGGGTCCCGCCGTCCACGGGGACGCCGCCACGCGGCGCGCCGCCGAGCCGCGCTCCCGGCGGCGGGGAGACGGTACGGCGGGCGTGATCGCCGCGGTGTCGGCCGGTGGCGCGATCGGCGCGATGGCCCGGCACGCCCTCACCCTCGCGTTCCCGGCCTCCCCCGGCGCCTTCCCCTGGACGCTGTTCGCCGTCAACGTGGGCGGCTGTCTGCTCATCGGCGTGCTGATGGCGGCGCTCGGCGAGGGCCGCGGGGCCCGCCCGCTGCTGCGGCCCTTCCTCGGCACCGGGGTGCTCGGCGGGTTCACCACGTTCTCGGCGTTCGTCCACGACGTCCACCTGCTGCTCGACGCCGGGCGGCCGGGCATCGCCGCCGGCTACCTGGCGGCCACCCTCGCCGCCGGCCTCGCCGCGGTGGCGCTCGCCGTACGGGTGACCCGGCCGGCCCTCCGGCGCGGGAGGGCGGCGGGATGA
- the crcB gene encoding fluoride efflux transporter CrcB, giving the protein MSVLLVGLGAALGAPLRYLVDRAVQRRFRPAFPWGTFIVNVAGSFLLGLLAGLAAGPGTMAYAGAGFCGGLTTYSTFGYETLRLLESGRRWRALLNVAGSVAAGLAAAWAGLALGGLR; this is encoded by the coding sequence ATGAGCGTGCTGCTGGTCGGGCTCGGTGCCGCGCTCGGCGCCCCGCTGCGCTACCTGGTCGACCGAGCGGTGCAGAGGCGGTTCCGCCCCGCCTTCCCGTGGGGCACCTTCATCGTGAACGTGGCCGGGTCGTTCCTGCTCGGGCTGCTCGCCGGGCTCGCCGCCGGCCCGGGCACCATGGCGTACGCGGGCGCGGGCTTCTGCGGCGGGCTCACCACCTACTCGACGTTCGGCTACGAGACGCTGCGGCTCCTCGAGTCGGGGAGACGATGGCGCGCGCTGCTCAACGTGGCCGGAAGCGTGGCCGCCGGGCTGGCCGCGGCCTGGGCCGGACTGGCGCTCGGCGGCCTGCGGTGA
- a CDS encoding isochorismate synthase: MSVALGLTRPLLVRTVPVADPGDLLARLPQSPAFAWIRHGEGLVGWGEAVRLEVPPGQDAFAWARARLATLFAEARIEDELRVPGSGPVAFGSFTFDPRRPGSVLVVPEVVLAKRDGRAWLTTIGGGSPSAVTPRVDPGRIRYEDGSLTAAEWGERVARAVAHIRSGRLEKVVLARDLVARADRLIDVRVLLDRLARRYPDCYTFSCDGLVGSTPELLVRHTGSRIESLVLAGTTQRGADAAEDAARGAALFASRKDRHEHACAVASVREALAPLCSWLQVPDEPELLVLPNVQHLASPITGRLADGASVLDVVAAMHPTAAVGGTPTGTALELIREIEGMDRGRYAGPVGWIDARGDGEWGIALRCAAVSGNRARLFAGCGIMGDSDPEAELAEARAKFRAMRYALEGDAAEAGTPGEPDGAATAV, from the coding sequence GTGAGTGTCGCGCTCGGACTGACCCGCCCCCTGCTCGTACGCACCGTCCCGGTCGCGGACCCCGGCGACCTCCTCGCGCGGCTCCCGCAGTCACCGGCGTTCGCCTGGATCCGGCACGGCGAGGGCCTGGTGGGCTGGGGCGAGGCGGTCCGCCTCGAGGTGCCGCCGGGTCAGGACGCCTTCGCCTGGGCGCGTGCCAGGCTCGCGACGCTCTTCGCCGAGGCCCGCATCGAGGACGAGCTGCGCGTGCCCGGGTCCGGTCCGGTGGCGTTCGGCTCGTTCACCTTCGACCCGCGGCGGCCCGGCTCGGTGCTCGTCGTCCCCGAGGTGGTGCTCGCCAAGCGGGACGGCCGGGCCTGGCTCACCACGATCGGCGGGGGGAGCCCCAGCGCGGTGACGCCGCGCGTCGACCCCGGCCGGATCCGCTACGAGGACGGCAGCCTCACCGCCGCCGAGTGGGGTGAGCGGGTGGCCCGGGCCGTGGCGCACATCCGGTCCGGGCGGCTGGAGAAGGTGGTGCTCGCCCGTGACCTGGTGGCGCGGGCCGACCGCCTGATCGACGTGCGGGTGCTGCTCGACCGGCTCGCCCGCCGCTACCCCGACTGCTACACGTTCTCCTGCGACGGCCTGGTCGGCTCCACGCCCGAGCTGCTGGTCCGGCACACCGGCAGCCGCATCGAGTCGCTCGTGCTCGCCGGCACCACCCAGCGCGGCGCCGACGCGGCCGAGGACGCGGCCCGCGGCGCGGCGCTGTTCGCCTCACGCAAGGACCGGCACGAGCACGCCTGCGCGGTCGCCTCGGTGCGCGAGGCGCTCGCCCCGCTGTGCTCGTGGCTGCAGGTGCCCGACGAGCCCGAGCTGCTCGTGCTGCCGAACGTCCAGCACCTGGCGAGCCCGATCACCGGCCGCCTCGCCGACGGGGCCTCGGTGCTCGACGTGGTCGCGGCGATGCACCCCACCGCGGCGGTCGGCGGCACCCCGACCGGCACCGCGCTGGAGCTGATCCGCGAGATCGAGGGCATGGACCGCGGCCGGTACGCGGGCCCGGTGGGCTGGATCGACGCGCGCGGCGACGGCGAGTGGGGCATCGCGCTGCGCTGCGCCGCCGTCTCCGGGAACCGGGCGCGCCTGTTCGCCGGCTGCGGCATCATGGGCGACTCCGACCCGGAGGCCGAGCTCGCCGAGGCCCGGGCCAAGTTCCGCGCCATGCGGTACGCCCTCGAGGGCGACGCCGCCGAGGCGGGCACCCCCGGCGAGCCGGACGGCGCCGCGACCGCCGTGTGA
- the selA gene encoding L-seryl-tRNA(Sec) selenium transferase, with amino-acid sequence MDPRRRVPRTDTLLADPRLAGAVRRLGRALVKQAVGEAQERARRGEIRPEQVADAAVAALPEHPAGLRPVVNATGVLLHTNLGRAPLSAAAVAAIAAAAGPTDVEFDLATGARARRGRSALAALAAAVPQAEAVHLVNNNAAALVLVATALAAGREIVLSRGEMVEIGDGFRIPELLRSTGARLREVGTTNRTRLADYADAIGPDTGFVLKVHPSNFRIEGFTGAVDVAELAGIGVPVVVDIGSGLLAPEPLLPGEPDAATTLRAGADLVTASGDKLLGGPQAGLLLGRRDLVERCRRHPLARALRVDKLTLAAVEATLRGPATPTFEALHARPGELLARARAVARTLAAAGIDAHAVPSQATVGGGGAPGVTLPSAAVSLPGHLAAALRTGTPPVVGRLADGRLLLDLRAVPPEQDDLIVAAVAAQARRDGPPVAG; translated from the coding sequence ATGGATCCGCGCAGGCGCGTGCCGCGCACCGACACACTCCTCGCCGACCCGCGGCTCGCCGGGGCGGTGCGGCGGCTCGGCCGCGCCCTGGTGAAGCAGGCCGTCGGCGAGGCGCAGGAACGGGCCAGGCGGGGGGAGATCCGGCCCGAGCAAGTCGCCGACGCGGCGGTGGCGGCGCTGCCCGAGCACCCCGCCGGGCTGCGGCCGGTCGTCAACGCCACCGGCGTGCTGCTCCACACCAACCTGGGCCGGGCGCCGCTGTCGGCCGCGGCCGTGGCGGCGATCGCCGCGGCCGCCGGGCCCACGGACGTCGAGTTCGACCTCGCCACGGGCGCGCGGGCGCGGCGGGGGAGGAGCGCGCTGGCGGCGCTCGCCGCCGCGGTGCCGCAGGCCGAGGCCGTGCACCTGGTGAACAACAACGCCGCCGCGCTCGTCCTCGTCGCCACCGCGCTCGCGGCCGGGCGGGAGATCGTGCTCAGCCGCGGCGAGATGGTGGAGATCGGCGACGGCTTCCGCATCCCCGAGCTGCTGCGGTCCACCGGCGCGCGGCTGCGCGAGGTGGGCACCACCAACCGCACCCGGCTCGCCGACTACGCCGACGCGATCGGCCCGGACACCGGGTTCGTGCTCAAGGTGCACCCCTCCAACTTCCGCATCGAGGGCTTCACCGGCGCGGTGGACGTCGCCGAGCTCGCCGGGATCGGCGTGCCCGTGGTCGTCGACATCGGATCCGGCCTGCTCGCCCCCGAGCCGCTGCTGCCCGGCGAGCCGGACGCCGCCACCACGCTGCGCGCCGGGGCCGACCTGGTGACCGCGAGCGGCGACAAGCTGCTCGGCGGCCCGCAGGCCGGGCTGCTGCTCGGCCGCCGCGACCTCGTCGAACGCTGCCGGCGGCACCCGCTCGCCCGGGCGCTGCGGGTGGACAAGCTCACCCTCGCCGCCGTCGAGGCCACCCTGCGCGGCCCCGCCACCCCCACCTTCGAGGCCCTGCACGCCCGCCCCGGGGAGCTGCTCGCCCGCGCCCGCGCGGTCGCCCGCACGCTCGCCGCGGCCGGGATCGACGCGCACGCCGTACCGTCCCAGGCCACGGTCGGCGGCGGGGGAGCGCCCGGGGTGACCCTGCCCAGCGCCGCGGTCAGCCTGCCCGGCCACCTCGCCGCCGCGCTGCGCACCGGCACCCCGCCGGTGGTCGGCCGGCTCGCCGACGGCCGCCTGCTGCTCGACCTGCGCGCCGTACCGCCCGAGCAGGACGATCTCATCGTGGCGGCGGTGGCCGCCCAGGCGCGGCGGGACGGCCCGCCGGTCGCCGGGTGA
- a CDS encoding siderophore-interacting protein, giving the protein MPRPLPVRYVHVTRARTLTPHMRRVTFGGDDLADLVCDGPDQQVKLYFPRPGQVRPRLPEPGPDGDPARWYTAYTAIPEAERPWMRSYTIRNHDPRAGTIDVDFVLHDGDDAGPATRWARSAGPGDVLGMFGPSADFARPVPLAASIAAADWLLLAGDESALPAIGTLVEALPPGHRAVAFVEVRDAAEEQPLHTRGELTVHWLHRGDAPAGRTDLLVRAVRAARLPEGRMFAWLAGEAGAVRALRRHLVDERGVPKRAIDFSGYWRVRLTQDDAPTEADLADAAELLARARELAAGGA; this is encoded by the coding sequence GTGCCACGTCCGCTGCCCGTCCGCTACGTCCACGTCACCCGGGCCCGCACGCTCACCCCGCACATGCGGCGGGTCACCTTCGGCGGGGACGACCTCGCCGACCTGGTCTGCGACGGCCCCGACCAGCAGGTCAAGCTCTACTTCCCCAGGCCCGGCCAGGTACGGCCCCGCCTGCCCGAGCCCGGCCCCGACGGCGACCCGGCCCGCTGGTACACGGCCTACACCGCCATCCCGGAGGCCGAGCGGCCGTGGATGCGCAGCTACACCATCCGGAACCACGACCCGCGGGCGGGCACCATCGACGTCGACTTCGTGCTGCACGACGGCGACGACGCCGGGCCGGCGACCCGGTGGGCGAGGTCGGCCGGGCCCGGCGACGTGCTCGGCATGTTCGGCCCCTCGGCGGACTTCGCGCGGCCGGTGCCCCTTGCCGCCTCCATCGCGGCCGCCGACTGGCTGCTGCTCGCCGGGGACGAGAGCGCGCTCCCGGCGATCGGCACCCTGGTGGAGGCGCTGCCGCCCGGCCACCGCGCGGTGGCGTTCGTCGAGGTGCGCGACGCGGCCGAGGAGCAGCCGCTGCACACCCGCGGCGAGCTGACCGTGCACTGGCTGCACCGCGGCGACGCCCCGGCCGGCCGTACCGACCTGCTGGTACGGGCGGTGCGCGCCGCCCGCCTGCCGGAGGGGCGGATGTTCGCGTGGCTCGCCGGGGAGGCGGGCGCGGTGCGGGCGCTGCGCCGCCACCTGGTCGACGAGCGGGGCGTGCCCAAGCGGGCGATCGACTTCTCCGGGTACTGGCGGGTGCGGCTCACCCAGGACGACGCCCCCACCGAGGCGGACCTGGCCGACGCCGCCGAGCTGCTCGCCCGCGCCCGGGAGCTCGCCGCCGGCGGCGCGTGA
- a CDS encoding MFS transporter — translation MSSSGVRQDLSLLRDRPFTLLLVARTLSMLGVAFGPVAIAFGVLGLPGSTATTLSAVLTAEALPMVGFMLVGGVVADRLPRHRVIAVSETANALAYAGLAAAMLTGHTPLPLLIALCAVSGTASALLYPALTGIIPDVVPPERLQTANALLGLGQNSARVAGTVLSGAAVALLGAGWALAASGATFAVSAVLATLLGRSLRGRARGGGGSSMLADLRAGWHEFFSRQWLWVVVAQFSIVVLALQAAHGVLGPLLARDELGGAPAWSAVLAAQAFGMVVGVLLAMRVRPRRPIFVGVLLTFSAAAPSLLLGVGAPLWSAVAGAFLTGVCFDVFGVLWATTMQREVPPESLSRVASYDALGSLMLGPVGLMIAGPVAELAGVRPSLIGCAVLMVLVTFAALLAPGVRGLRAPDPRVPAPSPGTPAPPA, via the coding sequence GTGTCCAGCAGCGGTGTGCGGCAGGATCTCAGCCTTCTCCGTGACCGGCCGTTCACGCTGCTGCTGGTCGCCCGGACCCTGTCGATGCTCGGTGTGGCCTTCGGCCCCGTGGCCATCGCCTTCGGGGTGCTCGGCCTGCCCGGGTCCACCGCCACCACCCTGTCGGCGGTGCTCACCGCCGAGGCGCTGCCGATGGTCGGGTTCATGCTCGTCGGCGGCGTGGTCGCCGACCGGCTGCCCCGGCACCGGGTGATCGCCGTGTCCGAGACGGCGAACGCCCTCGCCTACGCCGGGCTCGCCGCCGCCATGCTCACCGGCCACACGCCGCTGCCGCTGCTGATCGCGCTCTGCGCCGTCTCGGGCACCGCGAGCGCGCTCCTCTACCCGGCGCTCACCGGGATCATCCCCGACGTGGTGCCGCCGGAGCGGCTGCAGACCGCCAACGCCCTGCTCGGGCTCGGGCAGAACTCCGCCCGGGTCGCCGGCACCGTGCTCAGCGGCGCCGCGGTGGCGCTGCTCGGCGCGGGGTGGGCGCTGGCGGCGAGCGGGGCGACGTTCGCGGTCTCCGCCGTGCTCGCCACGCTGCTCGGCCGCAGCCTGCGCGGCCGCGCCCGCGGCGGCGGAGGGTCGTCGATGCTCGCCGACCTGCGGGCGGGCTGGCATGAGTTCTTCTCCCGGCAGTGGCTGTGGGTGGTGGTGGCCCAGTTCTCGATCGTGGTGCTGGCGCTGCAGGCCGCCCACGGGGTGCTCGGGCCGCTGCTCGCGCGGGACGAGCTGGGCGGCGCCCCCGCCTGGTCGGCGGTGCTCGCCGCCCAGGCGTTCGGCATGGTCGTCGGCGTGCTGCTGGCGATGCGGGTCCGGCCGCGGCGGCCGATCTTCGTGGGCGTGCTGCTCACCTTCTCCGCGGCCGCGCCGAGCCTGCTGCTCGGGGTGGGCGCGCCGCTGTGGTCGGCGGTCGCCGGCGCGTTCCTGACCGGCGTCTGCTTCGACGTCTTCGGCGTGCTGTGGGCGACCACCATGCAGCGGGAGGTCCCGCCGGAGTCCCTGTCCCGGGTGGCCTCCTACGACGCGCTCGGCTCGCTCATGCTCGGGCCGGTCGGGCTCATGATCGCCGGGCCGGTGGCCGAGCTCGCCGGGGTCCGGCCCTCGCTGATCGGCTGCGCCGTGCTCATGGTGCTGGTCACCTTCGCCGCGCTGCTCGCCCCGGGGGTGCGCGGGCTGCGGGCCCCGGACCCGCGGGTGCCCGCGCCGAGCCCGGGCACCCCGGCCCCGCCCGCCTGA